The following is a genomic window from Malus sylvestris chromosome 7, drMalSylv7.2, whole genome shotgun sequence.
tgctcaactttggcagagaactttggcaaagttatctgtggtacccatgagctattgttgcgtgtgggaagtgggtgattgaacagtaagattcatgtgttttctacttccccagaagtctttgacagaatgcccataatttccgcaaagctgagtgtgcatgtgacaggtgctgacaaggctggaaaagtaggtgcctcttcgatttctgagatcggccctcgtggtctctagggagcccagcttttgagaaagcgagcgcctcttcgatttctgagatcggccttcgtggtctttgagcagcccaacttttgagaaagcaaacggctcttcgatttctgagatcaaccctcgtgatctctaagcagcccaacttttgagaaagcaaacgcctcttcgatttctgagcaggcgcctctttgatttctgaagctccgtcgagtgcagatttttataggggctggcattaagttccaaagcacacttgaatctccactagtagaagcttcattcttgcacttctaagatcttgatttgtccgacctcttctctcttcaacacctttgaaaatgtctggcccctccgaccgtcgttttgacttgaaccttgttgaagaggcagccccgccttctccagacaacatatggcgcccatccttcgtctccccaactggtcctcttaccgttggggattccgtgatgaagaatgatatgaccgctgcggtggtggccaggaaccttctcactcccaaagataacagactactttccaaacggtctgatgagttagctgttaaggattcgctggctctcagtgttcagtgtgcaggttctgtgtctaatatggcacaacgcctatttgctcgaacccgccaagttgaatcattggcggctgaagtgatgagtctcaaacaggagattagagggctcaagcatgagaataaacagttgcaccggctcgcacatgactatgctacaaacatgaagaggaagcttgaccagatgaaggaaactgatggtcaggttttacttgatcatcagagatttgtgggtttgttccaaaggcatttattgccttcgtcttctggggctgtaccgcgtaatgaagctccaaatgatcaacctctgatacctcctccttctagggttctgtccagtactgaggctccaaatgatccccctccggtgccttctctttctggggctctaccgactgctgagacttctcctaagcaacctttgtgaaggctccctcttgtgtgtttattttgactcatgtatatgtacatatttgtagcttatcggggatatcaataaataagctttccttcatttcaacgtattgtgttaaatacaccaaagccttcttcgctaagttctttgaattttcttttgttgaagcttgtatgttgaagctttctgagtggagcatgtaggttggggtagtgttcccttaatttcccgagtgaggaaaacttcttggttggagacttggaaaatccaagtcattgagtgggatcggctatatgaatcttagaacgccattgtgctcgatcctgtgtcatgtccttcgttagatccaagtactctaagtcttttcttagagtctcttccaaagttttcctaggtcttcctctaccccttcggccctgaacctctgtcccatagtcgcatcttctaatcggagcgtcagtaggccttctttgcacatgtccaaaccaccgtaaccgattttctctcatctttccttcaatttcggctactcctactttaccccggatatcctcattcctaatcttatcctttctcgtgtgcccacacatccaacgaagcatcctcatctccgctacacccattttgtgtacgtgttgatgtttcaccgcccaacattctgtgccatacagcattgccggccttattgccgtcctataaaattttcccttgagcttcagtggcatacggcggtcacacaacacgccggatgcactcttccacttcatccatccagcttgtattctatggttgagatctccatctaattctccgttcttttgcaagatagatcctaggtaacgaaaacggtcgctctttggtatttcttgatctccgatcctcacccctaactcgttttggcctccatttgcactgaacttgcactccatatattctgtctttgatcggctgaggcgaagacctttagattccaacacttctctccaaaggttaagctttgcatttaccccttcctgagtttcatctatcaacactatatcgtctgcgaaaagcatacaccaaggaatatcatcttgaatatgtcctgttaactcatccattaccaacgcaaaaaggtaaggacttaaggatgagccttgatgtaatcctacagttatgggaaagctttcggtttgtccttcatgagttcttacggcggtctttgctccttcatacatatcctttatagcttggatatatgctactcgtactcctttcttctctaaaatcctccaaagaatgtctcttgggaccctatcatacgctttttccaaatctataaagaccatgtgtaaatcctttttcccatctctatatctttccatcaatcttcgtaagagatagattgcctccatggttgagcgccctggcatgaacccgaattggttgtccgaaacccgtgtctcttgcctcaatctatgctcaatgactctctcccagagcttcattgtatgactcattagcttaatacccctatagttcatgcaattttgtacgtcgcccttattcttgtagataggcaccaaagtgctcgttcgccactcatttggcatcttcttcgttttcaaaatcctattgaaaaggtcagtgagccatgttatacctgtctctcccaaaactttccacacttcaattggtatatcgtctgggcctattgcttttctatgcttcatcttcttcaaagctacaaccacttcttccttccggattcgacgataaaaggagtagtttctacactcttctgagttactcaactctcctaaagaagcactcctttcatgtccttcattgaaaagattatgaaaataacctctccatctgtctttaaccgcgttctctgtagcaagaacctttccatcctcatccttgatgcacctcacttggtttaggtcccttgtcttcttttcccttgctctagctagtttatagatatccaactctccttctttggtatctagtcgtttatacatatcgtcgtaagccgctaacttagcttctctgacagctttcttcgcctcttgcttcgcttttctatacctttcaccattttcatcggtcttctccttgtataaggctttacaacattccttcttagccttcacctttgtttgtacctcctcattccaccaccaagattccttttggtgtggggcaaagcccttggactctcctaatacctcttttgctacttttcggatacaactagccatggaatcccacatttggctagcttccccctctctatcccacacacattgggtgattaccttctctttgaaaatggcttgtttttcttcttttagattccaccatctagttcttgggcacttccaagtcttgttcttttgtcttactcttttgatatgtacatccatcaccaacaagcgatgttgattagccacgctctctcctggtataactttgcaatccttacaagttatacgatcccctttcctcattagaagaaaatctatttgtgtttttgacgacccactcttgtaggtgatcacatgttcttctctcttcttaaagaaggtgttggctaagaagagatcatatgccattgcaaaatccaagatagcttccccatcctcgtttctctccccaaaaccatggccaccatgaaaacctccatagttgcctgtctccctgcccacgtgtccatttaaatctcctcctataaataacttctccgtctgagcaattccttgcaccaagtctccaagatcttcccaaaatttctccttcgaactcgtatccaaccctacttgaggtgcgtacgcactaatcacattgataagttcttgtcctattacaatcttgattgccatgattctatctcctaccctcttgacatctacaacatcttgtaccaaggtcttgtccacgatgatgccaacaccgtttctcgttctatttgtgcccgaataccaaagtttaaaccctgagttttctagatcctttgccttactaccaacccacttagtttcttgtaggcacataatatttatccttctcctcaccataacttccactacttccatagattttcccgttaaggttcctatattccacgttcctaaacgcattttgctctcttgaactctacccttctgtcctagcttcttcaccctcccccgtctaataggatcaaagtacttcttttgtgtgtcccgggtaaagttgataggagcatatgctcccaaacaactttgagtggagtcgttcgaaaagaagtttctatggcccccttgctcatttaacactgcatccgggtgccgatggagatacagcgacccttgctcacttatcactgtgctcgggccacacagcgcgccacttacgggtgacgccctagctttagcgcgattttgttctggattcattttcataaggattcgacgtgatcatggagtgccggctgtcgactacctgacgccctccccctcctcctttatccgggcttgggaccggccatgtaagacataggcggagttaaagttattatataataatgctagatattcaagtgaaactttaaagttagagtttttaaaGGGTTTTTTCTTGTTTAGTTGTTTAAGATTGAACTGATTTGATTATTAGTGAAGGTTATGTTTGTAGGCCTTTTACTTATTATTTAAAGGTATTTGTAAATTTACAATCAGTGAGtcataaagtttattttgatTTAGGTTATTATTTTCGAgcatttatgtttttaaatcaTCTTAAGaatggttttttttataaattttgcacATGACTCTAAAAGTCTGAGAGACGATCCTGGTCTTCGCCCCTTTCCTTTGTACGTCGATGATTTGATCGCAGTCATGGCAGCTTTTGTTTTGCTGATGCTTGTAATCGCCACGCTCATCGGACCCAAAACCACTGCTAAAATGCCATTTGGCTTTGTTCAACAGtaaaccttaaaaaaaaaaaaaaaaaaaaaactaccatGATTCAGATAATACACAGTCCGAACTTGGATATGGTAGATTACGAACACACAGCTTTAACCAACCGGTCAAACTCACGTCTACGGTCCATTTGCatattaaaataacaaaatgaataataataaaactaaaaaagtcCAGTCTTTTATTTATTCCGATTTGGTCGGTAGAACTGGTACACTCTTCTCTTTTACAGCAATCTCACTAACTAATCCACGGCAATGACATGAACCAATGACCCATCCGACATACGCAACAGGTGCTCCTGGGCACAAATCCTCGCCCCCCGACACAGAAACGTAGGAATCTCCGAAGCCAGCCGCAAAATCTCCTCGTCCTGCTGGTCGAACCCAACACACTCCCTCACGTCCAACAGCACCAGGTTCTTCATCCCCTTGAGCAGCATCACCATCAACTCCCTCGGGATCTGCGACCTCCTCAGAGACAGAAAGCTCAGGTTGGGCACAAATGTCACGATCGCCTCCGCCTCGCTTCGCCCTATCGCTGCGTTTGTCAGCTGCAGCCCCGCGAAGTTCTTGCAGCTCTTGCCGACGTGCTGGAGGGTTTTGTGGATCGCGAACATGTAGTGGCTGAGGAGGCCAGGGATTTTCAGGAACCGGAGGCTGCCAGCGCTGCGGTCGATGACCATTTTCATGAAATTCGTGATCGAGAAGTATCGCCACAAAATGTCATTTTCGCGCGCGAATGTCCGGATGAAGACGTCGAAACGCTGATTTTCGGTTCGATTCGCCCGGGTCCAGGGGCGGTCCAAAACGGCGTCGTTGACGCTGAAAGGATCGGTGACGTCGTCATTGGCGTCGGGGAAAATGATGCGCTCCCAGCAGGCGGGGTTTTTGGTGGCGCTGTACCAGGATTTGCACACGAACGGGATGAAAAGGAGGAGCGACTCCAGTCCGACTCGGATGAACACTTGAGCCAAACAGTTCTGTTCCATGTCCTCCCAGCTGCGGTTGAGGTTCCGCCGGTGATTCAGCTTCCTCGGTCTGTCCATGGTAGAAATTGGGGGTTGTTGGATTTGGGGATTTGGGAAAATGGATTCCCGTGTCTGTCGCTGTCTAGGTTTGTTTTACTCGAGCGAGTCAAGATATGATAAGACGGCTGCTGGGTGCTAAAAACATATAAATACTCGGTCTTGTCGGAAACTTATCCATTAGGTTAGggtaattagggttttaggtttttttaattatctCACTGTGTCTGAATTTTTCCAGTCGAGTTACTAATTTTCATAGTCGGAAAAGTTCAAAGTTAATGTGTCATAATATTAATCAATTGATAAATTAGTTATAATATTAGCGGGTTTGATAGAACCACTCGGCTCATCTATGTGTTGTATCAGAAACTCAGGGTGGGTATTGACGGCATTCTTAATTAGGTTTTGATgggatttttaatttactagATTCTTTTAAATGCTTGTATCAAGCCTATGTAATTAGGTTTTGACGGCATTTTTAAGATACACATGCAATAATATAAGTACGTCTACATGATGACGTGGTGACTTGAATATGTAGCCGCATTTAAATCTCCCTCTCAATTTACATCTGTTTGGACAAGTtatgtagtttttatttaatgtGCATGTTCATATGGCTAGAGCAGGTATGTAGCTGTATTTGAATCTCCCTTATTTTATGTTTAGATGAGGAAATTTAAGATTAATTAATAAGGAATTTCAAAATGATGGAAATAGAAATGAGGGAATtctattttttagaatttgtgaattttcttatttgattaacctaaaaaaacaagaaatttgaaaatgacacctatttacatggagcTTAAACTTGGGAactggaggtcccaaattccaattttttttttcatgtgaaaattctaaatttctatgtttatgaatccaaacaatggAATTAAAGCAtgccaatttataaattatgactttttcaaaatttcatgtttattttctttgtccAAACTATTGCGTGAGTCAATGTGTAGGAGAAAGGGAATGTAAATATTAGAATCATGTTTTAGGAAGGCTATTTGTGTCCTTTATTGTTTCTTAATgtaacaaggattgtatgtacTTATATTTAGAATTATGGAATACATGAGAATTAAGTCGTAAAATTCTATTTGGCATCTGAGCCTAGTTGTCGTAACCCTAAAccagataaaaaaaatattcataccATGCCGCTGCTGCCGTGAAACTGCAAAGGCTTTGCTTGCTACCATTGCCGTGAGTATTGTTGGGATACTGCAGTGTTTCCTTTTTGCTGCTCTGTTTTGTAGAAAATCAACATTGCCATGATGTTGCTCTATTATCCGTGAATCAAGATGGCTAGTGTTGAAGAAAACTCATGGCTGAAGTTGGAGGGTGGTTCACGTACGACCACCAACAATTTAGTTGTGAGCCCTGTGATGATACATAATGATGCTTCAAACGTACCAATGCCGAACAAGTATAAGTCTTGTGTGCTTCTAAGTTTTCTATATTTGCTAGTTTAGTTTATTGTCGTTGGTTACATTAAAGAACAAGGTCTAGTGTGAGGTTTTTCAACATACCCTAACTCCTCGTGTGTTTGGGTGTGTAGTGTATGTTcatattcacaagattcatcGTAGCAAATTGGATTCATGTGCCATTCGGTGTGTCTTTGTTGGGTTTGCCTCCCAACAGAAAGGgtataagtgttatcatcctaAAACTTGCCATATGTATATGACCATGGATGTTACTTTTCCTAAATCCGAGTATTTTTATTCTTCAATCCCATCACCTTTAGATTTCCAGGGGGAAAAAACTAGTGGTGATCAAGGTGATCTAGGGTGGTTAGAAATATCAAACAATGTGATAAATGGGTCTCGGCAAGAAACTGCTGAGAATGTGATAAATGGGTTTTGGCAATAAACTGCCAAGAATGTGATAGGGCATCAGCTGCTGCCTGACGAGACAGGTGCAGCAAATTGGTAAGGGTCTGCAGAGAATATCGAAATAGCCCAGCACCTAGCTGCTGCCTAACCAAGTACCAACCCGAGTTGAGGAGGCTTTGAAGGATCCTAATGGGTTGTtgcaatggatgaagaaatgatGGCACTACATAAGAATGATACATGGGAGCTAATGGAACTACCGAAAGGAAAAAAACCAATTGGGTGTACATGGGTCTTTACAATTAAATACACGACCGACGGATCAATAGATATGTATAAAGCAAGGTTAGTAGCAAAAGGTTAAACTCAAACGTATGGTGTTGATTACCAGGAAACTTTTTCTCCAATAGCCAAGATGAATACAGTGCGTGTTCTTATCTCATTAGctgcaaatttgaattggccactaaaacagtttgatgtaaaaaatgaTTTTCTTCATGTGAATTTGGAAGAAGAagtatatatggattttccttCGGGGTATAATGCCGAAGGGAAAACCGGAGTATGTAGGTTGCAAAAGTCGCTTTGTGGCTTAAGCAATCACCTTGTGCATGGTTTGGTAGATTTACTCAAGTTATGAGGAGGATTGGATATTACCAGAGTCACTCCGACCATACGTTGTTTCTAAGATGGAGAAGTGGTAAAGTGACAaccttaattatttatgtggatgacatgataATAATAGGTGATGATTcagaagagatgaaaaaactaGAACAGAGTTTTGCCGTCGAGTTTAAGATGAAAAATTTGGGAGATTTAAAATATTTCCTTGGAGTAGAAGTAACTCGTTCGTCTAGAGGTATTTTCTTAtctcaacgtaaatatgttctGGATTTATTGAAGGAAATAGGCATGCTTGGATGTAAACCTGTGGACACTCATATTGTAAAAAAACATTATTTAGGGATTTATC
Proteins encoded in this region:
- the LOC126630215 gene encoding putative F-box/LRR-repeat protein 23, which produces MDRPRKLNHRRNLNRSWEDMEQNCLAQVFIRVGLESLLLFIPFVCKSWYSATKNPACWERIIFPDANDDVTDPFSVNDAVLDRPWTRANRTENQRFDVFIRTFARENDILWRYFSITNFMKMVIDRSAGSLRFLKIPGLLSHYMFAIHKTLQHVGKSCKNFAGLQLTNAAIGRSEAEAIVTFVPNLSFLSLRRSQIPRELMVMLLKGMKNLVLLDVRECVGFDQQDEEILRLASEIPTFLCRGARICAQEHLLRMSDGSLVHVIAVD